In Tepidanaerobacter syntrophicus, a single genomic region encodes these proteins:
- a CDS encoding helix-turn-helix domain-containing protein — MNVGKHLKDIRMAKKITTYELSEITGISQPVISKLENNNRKADIETLEKICEALGITLVDFFSTDAEEMPPEYLRLMQNAKNLTPKQLKILNDIIENF, encoded by the coding sequence ATGAATGTAGGAAAACACCTTAAAGATATTAGGATGGCAAAGAAGATAACAACATATGAATTATCTGAAATTACTGGCATATCTCAACCTGTCATAAGCAAACTAGAAAATAACAACCGAAAAGCCGACATCGAGACACTAGAAAAGATATGTGAGGCTTTGGGTATTACACTGGTGGACTTTTTTAGCACAGATGCGGAAGAAATGCCTCCTGAGTATCTGCGCCTTATGCAAAATGCAAAAAATCTTACACCTAAACAACTGAAAATATTAAATGATATCATAGAAAACTTTTAG
- a CDS encoding B12-binding domain-containing radical SAM protein, giving the protein MKVVFITPASDLCRMFLYRLGSKVYGQRNSITGPLILGRILKDAGHDVSVYEELYANVDYSKIMDADVYCISTMTSTAPRAYFLADRLHKETKGRVIIGGMHASALPEEAALHADQVVVGEAETVIRDVIEGKITDKIVYAPRLENLDDAPFPDYSLLKTPCSCANVMTTRGCPFCCSFCTTSRMFHPYRERSVDSVMEELRYYKSIGFKYMNFEDDNFTANKKRAKEICRRMIEEDLVFRETFFFGRTDMANDEELLDLLERAHLTRVLIGIESLNQKSLDTINKHQTVEDIEKCAETLSRHKIRIIASLVLGIDDDGKEDIRKSVDFANKINAYQLQPAILTPFPKTAVYEQYEKENRMMTKDWSLFNMAYVTFIPKKMSPWELQIEIIRALKRFYAFLPSFKIGKIFGIGYGLRRLGIWLIAKIGIPGVNLIANFAKGTYIYKLKHMTPEEIIKSENIGTPATKS; this is encoded by the coding sequence ATGAAAGTAGTATTTATAACGCCGGCCAGTGATTTATGCCGGATGTTCCTCTACAGGTTGGGGAGCAAGGTTTACGGACAGAGAAACTCCATCACAGGTCCATTAATTCTTGGCAGAATATTAAAGGATGCAGGCCATGATGTCTCTGTATATGAAGAACTTTATGCAAATGTTGATTACTCCAAAATCATGGATGCTGATGTATACTGTATATCAACAATGACATCAACTGCTCCAAGAGCGTATTTTCTCGCAGATAGGTTACACAAAGAAACAAAAGGGCGTGTTATTATAGGTGGGATGCATGCAAGCGCATTACCTGAAGAAGCGGCTTTACACGCAGATCAAGTGGTTGTGGGAGAAGCTGAAACCGTAATACGCGACGTCATAGAAGGCAAAATCACCGACAAAATAGTTTATGCACCGCGCCTTGAAAATCTTGATGATGCACCGTTTCCTGATTATTCTCTTTTAAAAACTCCCTGCTCATGCGCAAATGTTATGACAACAAGAGGATGCCCTTTTTGCTGTTCTTTTTGCACTACTTCACGCATGTTCCATCCTTATAGGGAAAGAAGTGTTGATAGTGTGATGGAAGAACTTAGATACTATAAAAGCATTGGTTTTAAATACATGAACTTTGAAGATGATAATTTTACTGCAAATAAAAAAAGAGCAAAAGAAATTTGCCGTAGAATGATAGAAGAGGACCTTGTTTTTAGAGAAACATTTTTCTTTGGCAGGACCGACATGGCAAATGATGAAGAATTATTGGATCTTTTGGAAAGAGCGCATCTTACAAGGGTGCTTATAGGAATTGAATCGTTAAATCAAAAATCATTAGATACAATAAATAAACACCAGACGGTTGAAGATATAGAAAAATGTGCAGAGACTTTATCCCGCCACAAAATCAGAATTATTGCAAGTTTAGTGCTAGGCATTGATGATGACGGTAAAGAAGATATTAGAAAAAGTGTTGATTTTGCAAATAAAATCAATGCTTATCAGCTTCAGCCTGCAATTCTTACACCATTCCCGAAAACCGCAGTATATGAACAATATGAAAAAGAAAACAGGATGATGACAAAAGATTGGAGCCTATTTAATATGGCATATGTAACATTTATACCAAAAAAGATGAGCCCTTGGGAGCTCCAAATAGAAATAATAAGGGCATTAAAGAGATTTTATGCTTTTCTGCCGTCTTTTAAAATAGGAAAAATCTTTGGTATAGGTTATGGACTTCGCCGGTTGGGCATCTGGCTTATTGCAAAAATCGGAATCCCGGGAGTAAATCTTATAGCAAATTTTGCAAAAGGCACCTATATTTATAAACTAAAGCATATGACGCCTGAAGAAATTATAAAATCCGAAAATATTGGCACGCCAGCAACTAAATCTTAA
- a CDS encoding APC family permease produces MDDTTVSTKDLNRVLGRWDLMAMAVGQIIGAGIMSMTGIAIGMTGKSVFWAFLIAAVFVLIQEIPVIILGGTVRMRGGNYTQIAFLTSPKWAGMYIITYIVSNISIAMYALSFADYFLSLVPGVPHKLVAGGIMTLFFITNYFGIQQAAKLQNIMVVVLATALAVFTAFGIPKVQPGFFSEPYYMTSGIIGLLSTAAFLTFATGGASIILNYGAEAKDPVKDMPFVIVVATLGVALLYGLMSIVAAGVLPVPEVANKPLTVVAAEILPKPLYVFFIVCGALFALTTTLNSQIGGMTKPVLQACVDGWFPKTLGRLHPKYKTPVYLLLLFYIVGMLPILTGWDIGFVGNMVLFINRGFLIVLSVSIVRLPKVIPEIWKKSKFHVSSGMLWFFALISVGINIVQTFLLARNISKAAVIGNLCIFAFAIAYGFLLEKKVTMEISYEES; encoded by the coding sequence ATGGACGATACGACTGTCAGCACCAAGGATCTAAACAGGGTTCTAGGCAGATGGGACCTTATGGCGATGGCTGTAGGTCAAATTATCGGAGCAGGCATTATGTCGATGACCGGAATTGCTATCGGTATGACGGGTAAATCAGTATTCTGGGCGTTTCTGATTGCTGCAGTTTTTGTGCTTATACAGGAAATTCCTGTTATAATATTGGGCGGGACAGTGAGAATGAGAGGAGGAAATTATACTCAGATAGCATTTTTGACAAGTCCTAAGTGGGCCGGTATGTATATAATTACATATATCGTAAGCAATATATCAATAGCAATGTATGCACTTTCATTTGCTGATTATTTTCTGTCTCTTGTGCCGGGAGTGCCTCACAAACTTGTGGCCGGCGGCATAATGACGCTATTTTTTATAACGAACTATTTTGGAATACAGCAGGCTGCAAAGCTGCAAAACATAATGGTTGTGGTTCTGGCGACCGCTCTTGCGGTGTTTACAGCATTTGGAATACCTAAAGTGCAGCCGGGGTTTTTTAGCGAACCATATTATATGACGTCAGGCATAATTGGACTCCTTTCCACAGCTGCGTTTTTGACCTTTGCTACAGGTGGAGCAAGTATCATACTAAACTACGGAGCGGAAGCAAAAGATCCGGTAAAAGACATGCCATTTGTGATAGTAGTAGCGACATTGGGCGTTGCCCTTCTTTACGGTTTGATGTCAATTGTTGCAGCCGGAGTTCTTCCTGTGCCGGAGGTTGCAAATAAGCCGCTAACAGTAGTAGCGGCTGAAATCCTTCCAAAGCCTCTATATGTATTTTTTATAGTATGTGGAGCGCTTTTTGCACTGACAACTACCCTAAATTCTCAAATAGGCGGCATGACAAAACCAGTGCTTCAGGCATGTGTTGACGGCTGGTTTCCTAAAACCCTCGGCAGGCTTCATCCAAAATATAAGACGCCGGTTTACCTGCTCTTGCTTTTCTATATAGTTGGAATGCTGCCGATTTTGACAGGATGGGATATTGGATTTGTAGGAAACATGGTACTATTTATAAACCGGGGGTTTTTAATAGTTCTTTCTGTTTCCATAGTGAGACTGCCTAAGGTTATCCCTGAAATATGGAAAAAATCCAAGTTTCATGTAAGCAGTGGTATGCTTTGGTTTTTTGCGCTGATTTCTGTAGGAATAAATATAGTGCAAACCTTCCTGCTGGCAAGAAATATTTCTAAGGCTGCGGTTATCGGTAATCTCTGCATCTTTGCTTTTGCCATAGCCTACGGATTTCTTTTAGAGAAAAAAGTAACCATGGAAATCAGCTATGAAGAAAGCTAA
- the gatC gene encoding Asp-tRNA(Asn)/Glu-tRNA(Gln) amidotransferase subunit GatC encodes MKVKPEEVDYIASLSRLILSQEEKEIYANHLSQILEHAERLKELDTDNVKPTAHVLPMTNVFREDEVKPSLDRGVLLSNAPEVESGCFKVPKIVE; translated from the coding sequence ATGAAAGTTAAACCGGAAGAAGTAGATTATATAGCTTCATTATCAAGACTAATACTTTCGCAAGAAGAAAAAGAAATATACGCAAATCATTTAAGCCAAATACTAGAACATGCCGAACGCTTAAAAGAACTAGATACAGATAACGTAAAACCTACAGCACATGTTTTACCCATGACTAATGTTTTTCGAGAAGACGAAGTCAAACCCTCCCTTGATAGAGGTGTATTGCTCAGCAACGCACCGGAAGTGGAAAGCGGCTGCTTTAAAGTGCCTAAAATTGTGGAATAA
- the glnA gene encoding type I glutamate--ammonia ligase, whose protein sequence is MPKYSKEDVMRMAKDENVMFIRLQFTDIFGVLKNVAITVKELEKALNNEIMFDGSSIEGFVRIEESDMYLRPDPSSFVIFPWGQNNGKEARLICDTYNPDGTPFIGCPRNVLKKALAEAAQMGYEMSVGPECEFFLFLTDAEGKPTLNTHDKAGYFDLAPVDLGEDARRDMCLTLQQMGFEIEASHHEGAPGQHEIDFKYDDALMTADKIMTFKMVVRTVAKRHGLHATFMPKPIYGISGSGMHTNQSLSKNGKNIFDDPSGVLGLSQEAYYYMGGLMKHAKGITAITNPTVNSYKRLVTGYEAPLYIAWSPKNRSPLIRVPAKRGSATRLELRNPDPTANPYLALAVMLKAGLDGIRNKIQPPPPVDKNIFDMNQDVRAEYAIESLPQNLEDAICEMEKDPLIREALGEHIYTKYVEAKKLEWDEYKTKVSLWEIERYISEF, encoded by the coding sequence ATGCCAAAGTATTCAAAAGAAGATGTAATGCGAATGGCCAAAGATGAAAATGTCATGTTTATAAGGCTGCAATTTACCGACATATTCGGTGTGCTGAAAAATGTAGCTATAACAGTAAAAGAACTGGAAAAAGCTCTAAATAATGAAATCATGTTTGACGGGTCTTCTATTGAGGGATTTGTGCGCATTGAGGAATCAGATATGTATTTAAGACCTGACCCATCAAGTTTTGTAATATTTCCATGGGGGCAGAACAACGGCAAGGAAGCTCGCCTCATATGCGACACTTACAATCCTGACGGCACGCCGTTTATCGGATGCCCTCGGAATGTGTTAAAGAAAGCGCTGGCAGAAGCTGCTCAAATGGGCTATGAAATGTCGGTGGGACCCGAATGCGAATTTTTCTTGTTTTTAACGGATGCAGAAGGAAAGCCTACACTTAACACTCATGATAAAGCCGGTTATTTTGATTTAGCTCCGGTAGATTTAGGTGAAGATGCACGCCGGGATATGTGCCTTACGCTGCAGCAAATGGGTTTTGAAATTGAGGCATCCCATCATGAAGGCGCTCCCGGGCAGCATGAAATTGATTTTAAATATGATGATGCCCTTATGACGGCTGATAAGATAATGACATTTAAAATGGTGGTCCGCACAGTTGCCAAACGCCATGGTTTACATGCAACCTTTATGCCCAAACCTATATACGGTATAAGCGGCTCGGGGATGCATACAAACCAGTCGCTCTCTAAAAACGGTAAAAATATATTTGATGACCCCAGCGGTGTGCTAGGCTTGAGCCAAGAAGCTTATTATTATATGGGCGGCCTTATGAAACATGCAAAAGGAATAACGGCTATTACAAATCCGACAGTAAATTCCTACAAAAGACTTGTAACAGGCTACGAAGCTCCTCTTTATATAGCTTGGTCTCCTAAAAATCGCAGCCCGTTAATACGTGTTCCGGCAAAACGCGGATCTGCAACAAGACTTGAGCTGCGCAATCCGGATCCTACAGCCAATCCTTATCTTGCACTGGCAGTAATGCTAAAGGCCGGTCTTGACGGAATAAGAAATAAAATTCAACCACCTCCACCTGTTGATAAAAACATATTTGACATGAACCAGGATGTAAGAGCAGAGTATGCCATAGAAAGCCTGCCCCAGAATTTAGAAGATGCTATTTGCGAGATGGAAAAGGATCCTCTGATTCGCGAAGCCTTAGGTGAACATATTTATACTAAATATGTAGAAGCCAAAAAATTAGAGTGGGACGAATACAAGACAAAGGTATCTTTGTGGGAGATAGAAAGATATATAAGCGAGTTTTAA
- a CDS encoding helix-turn-helix domain-containing protein: protein MFGQKIKQIRKQHNLSQSELARRTKIFNQSQISKIENNTRFLKANELKIIAEALGVSITEILDKPA from the coding sequence ATGTTTGGCCAGAAGATAAAACAAATCAGAAAGCAGCATAATCTTTCTCAATCTGAGCTTGCAAGGAGGACTAAGATATTTAACCAATCTCAGATTAGCAAAATAGAAAACAATACGCGATTTCTGAAGGCCAATGAGCTAAAAATTATTGCTGAGGCACTGGGGGTGAGTATAACAGAGATATTGGACAAACCGGCCTAG
- a CDS encoding ISLre2 family transposase — protein MELIRLVMDKFLLVEEKIFKLLDGSYTYPEFEQELKEVLSDLGKDVCQDVLNELDEKIYKDKDKRKDWKVVQKGCKRTIVTPFGDVNYERRYYKNKSTGKRAYLLDNAIGIEKHERIDTALRADIVDISTNLSYQKTKDELTRYTGKASLSRQTVMNTIRKTKQIASNEKVNAKKTVNTLYIEADEDHIHLQNGKSCEVKLVYVHEGKKETLKGRYALKNPMYFSGIYEKEEIEDLWEKVWEYIKDTYEEDKIERIYIFGDGAKWIKFGVDYLPNTVYVLDLFHLQKYITSALKDDKKSKKKLLKAIFKKDIQTVNDILNEKLKTQIESKDQIEKCITYVNSNLDGILSYSIYKDEIIGCSAESHVSHVLSERLSRGPISQSKAGAHKMGKLRAAKASGISVKDAILKERYKSLEPISLLPDVISYEKQKLKKATSMIRAGGTSLPILNYKKSFTSDAIKSLLESCSI, from the coding sequence ATGGAACTAATTCGACTTGTAATGGATAAATTCCTGCTTGTAGAAGAAAAAATATTTAAGCTTTTAGATGGGAGCTATACATACCCTGAATTTGAACAAGAGCTAAAGGAAGTACTAAGCGATCTAGGTAAAGATGTATGCCAAGATGTACTAAATGAACTAGATGAAAAGATATACAAGGACAAAGATAAGAGAAAGGACTGGAAGGTGGTACAAAAGGGCTGTAAAAGGACAATCGTAACACCCTTTGGAGACGTAAACTACGAGAGAAGGTACTACAAGAACAAAAGTACAGGCAAAAGAGCTTATCTTTTAGATAATGCGATAGGAATAGAAAAACATGAAAGGATAGATACCGCATTAAGAGCTGACATAGTAGATATTTCAACTAACCTTTCATATCAAAAAACTAAAGATGAACTTACAAGATATACAGGTAAAGCAAGTCTTAGCCGCCAAACGGTAATGAACACCATAAGAAAGACAAAACAGATTGCATCAAATGAAAAAGTAAATGCTAAAAAGACTGTAAATACCCTTTATATAGAGGCGGACGAAGATCATATACATCTACAAAACGGCAAATCATGCGAAGTAAAGCTCGTATATGTCCATGAAGGGAAAAAAGAAACTTTAAAGGGAAGATATGCCCTTAAAAACCCCATGTACTTCTCAGGGATATATGAGAAAGAAGAAATAGAAGACCTATGGGAAAAAGTATGGGAATACATCAAAGATACATACGAGGAGGACAAAATAGAACGCATATACATCTTTGGTGACGGAGCAAAATGGATAAAATTCGGCGTAGACTACCTTCCCAATACAGTTTACGTCCTAGACCTTTTTCACCTTCAAAAATACATAACATCCGCGTTAAAAGACGATAAAAAATCAAAGAAAAAGCTGCTAAAAGCTATCTTTAAAAAAGATATACAAACAGTAAATGACATTCTAAATGAAAAACTTAAAACACAGATAGAATCAAAAGACCAGATAGAAAAATGCATAACTTACGTAAATAGCAACTTAGACGGCATATTATCCTACAGCATTTACAAGGATGAAATCATAGGCTGCAGTGCCGAAAGCCATGTAAGCCATGTGCTTTCAGAAAGGCTTTCAAGAGGTCCTATATCGCAGAGTAAAGCCGGGGCACATAAAATGGGAAAGCTTCGCGCTGCAAAAGCAAGCGGCATATCTGTTAAAGATGCCATATTAAAGGAGCGCTATAAATCTTTAGAACCAATTAGCCTTTTACCAGATGTTATCTCTTATGAAAAACAAAAACTAAAGAAGGCAACTTCAATGATACGTGCAGGTGGGACATCTCTTCCCATCTTAAACTACAAGAAGAGCTTTACATCAGATGCCATTAAATCTCTTCTTGAAAGCTGCAGTATTTAA
- the gatA gene encoding Asp-tRNA(Asn)/Glu-tRNA(Gln) amidotransferase subunit GatA: MELYRLTACQAYDMLKKREISCRELTQSVIKRIEDVEKDIDAYLYLDTEQALKQADEVDRLIASGKELEPLGGLPIGIKDNMCTKGMTTTCASRMLANFVPPYDATVVKKLKDRHDIILGKLNMDEFAMGSSTETSAFKKTKNPWDISRVPGGSSGGSAAAVAADEAFFTLGSDTGGSIRQPASLCGVVGMKPTYGAISRYGLIAFASSLDQIGPFTKDVTDCAMVLNAIAGHDANDSTSAVRECPDYKSALIDDVKGLKIGVPREYFGQGINEEVKKAVIDAIELLKTLGADYEETSLKYTDYALSAYYLIASAEASSNLGRYDGVKYGYRAANYEDMIDMYKKTRSEGFGSEVKRRIMLGTYALSSGYYDAYYLKALKVRTLITEDFKKAFEKYDVLIVPTSPTTAFKIGERIDNPMEMYLSDVCTVPVNIAGLPALSMPCGFDSRGLPIGLQIIGKAFDEETILRVAYTFEKNTEFHNKKPDER, encoded by the coding sequence GTGGAATTATATAGACTTACTGCTTGCCAGGCTTATGATATGCTAAAAAAACGTGAAATAAGCTGCCGTGAGCTTACCCAATCGGTCATAAAACGTATCGAAGATGTGGAAAAAGACATTGATGCATATCTTTACCTTGATACTGAGCAAGCTCTCAAACAAGCTGACGAGGTGGATAGATTAATTGCATCAGGAAAAGAACTTGAACCCTTAGGCGGTCTACCGATAGGGATAAAAGACAATATGTGTACAAAAGGCATGACGACTACGTGCGCATCCAGAATGTTGGCAAATTTTGTTCCGCCTTATGACGCTACTGTAGTTAAAAAGCTCAAAGATAGACATGATATAATTCTTGGGAAACTGAACATGGACGAATTTGCCATGGGATCCTCCACGGAAACCTCTGCGTTTAAAAAAACAAAAAACCCTTGGGATATTTCCAGAGTGCCGGGAGGTTCTAGCGGCGGGTCGGCTGCAGCTGTTGCAGCGGATGAGGCATTTTTTACGTTAGGTTCTGATACGGGAGGTTCCATCAGACAGCCCGCCTCTCTGTGCGGAGTTGTAGGCATGAAACCTACTTATGGAGCAATATCCCGTTATGGCCTTATAGCTTTTGCATCCTCTTTGGATCAGATAGGACCCTTTACAAAAGATGTGACAGACTGCGCCATGGTACTAAATGCCATAGCAGGTCACGATGCAAACGACTCTACATCTGCTGTAAGGGAATGTCCGGATTATAAGTCTGCTTTAATAGACGACGTAAAAGGTCTCAAAATAGGTGTCCCGAGGGAATACTTTGGCCAAGGCATAAATGAAGAAGTGAAAAAAGCTGTAATAGACGCAATTGAATTGCTTAAAACCTTGGGAGCAGATTATGAAGAAACTTCGCTCAAATATACGGATTATGCCCTGTCGGCTTACTATCTAATAGCTTCGGCTGAGGCAAGCTCTAATCTTGGACGATATGATGGGGTAAAATACGGCTACAGAGCGGCAAACTATGAAGATATGATAGATATGTATAAAAAGACACGCAGCGAAGGATTCGGCAGTGAGGTTAAGCGCCGGATAATGTTAGGGACTTATGCACTAAGCTCCGGGTATTACGATGCCTATTATCTGAAAGCACTCAAAGTGCGCACACTTATAACAGAAGATTTCAAGAAGGCCTTTGAAAAATATGATGTATTAATAGTTCCTACATCTCCTACGACGGCATTTAAAATCGGAGAACGCATAGATAACCCCATGGAGATGTACTTATCAGATGTTTGCACAGTACCTGTTAATATAGCAGGCCTGCCGGCCTTGTCAATGCCCTGCGGATTCGACAGCCGCGGCTTACCGATAGGGCTGCAAATTATAGGAAAGGCATTTGACGAAGAGACTATACTGCGTGTTGCTTATACCTTTGAAAAGAATACAGAATTTCACAATAAGAAACCTGACGAAAGGTGA
- a CDS encoding MalY/PatB family protein: MKYDFDEIIDRSGTNSAKWDKNTLKEMFGAEDVLPFWVADMDFKAAQPIIDAVVKRAEHGIYGYSSRTDSYYESIINWTKRRHGWEIEKEWINFTPGVVPAINYAIQAFCIPGDKIIIQNPVYYPFHDAIKNNGCHIIDSTLKFNGEYYEMDFEDFENKAKDPKVTLFILCSPHNPVSRVWTKEELEKIGDICCRNNVLVIADEIHNDLVFSGYKHTMFASIKEEFALNSITCTAPSKTFNLAGMQASNIIIPNPLLRERFQRILEKNAIGGQNPFSIVALEAAYNEGEDWLNQLLAYLEGNIEFIHEYLKKHLPKAKLIDPQGTYLGWLDFRGYEKDGKKLESLVYGKGRVALDGGTWFGNGGDGFIRLNFACPKILLKEGLERIAKAINEEYN, from the coding sequence TTGAAGTATGATTTTGATGAAATAATTGATCGCTCAGGAACAAATTCGGCGAAATGGGACAAGAATACGTTAAAAGAAATGTTCGGCGCAGAGGATGTTCTGCCTTTTTGGGTAGCCGATATGGACTTTAAGGCAGCTCAGCCTATTATCGATGCGGTGGTAAAGCGAGCTGAGCATGGGATTTATGGTTATAGCAGCAGAACTGATTCGTATTATGAATCGATAATAAACTGGACAAAGAGGCGGCATGGATGGGAAATAGAAAAGGAGTGGATTAATTTTACCCCTGGTGTCGTGCCTGCCATAAACTACGCAATTCAGGCTTTCTGCATACCCGGTGACAAAATAATAATTCAAAATCCGGTATATTACCCTTTTCATGACGCAATAAAAAACAACGGCTGTCACATAATAGACAGCACACTTAAATTTAATGGCGAATACTATGAAATGGATTTCGAAGACTTTGAAAACAAGGCGAAAGACCCAAAGGTCACGCTATTTATATTATGTAGTCCCCACAATCCCGTATCAAGAGTATGGACAAAAGAAGAACTGGAAAAAATAGGAGACATATGCTGCAGAAATAATGTTTTAGTTATTGCTGATGAAATTCACAACGATTTAGTTTTTTCAGGGTATAAGCACACCATGTTTGCATCTATAAAAGAAGAATTTGCCCTAAACTCTATCACATGCACTGCACCAAGCAAAACCTTTAACCTTGCCGGCATGCAGGCTTCCAATATCATTATACCAAATCCCCTGCTTCGAGAAAGATTTCAAAGGATTTTGGAGAAAAATGCAATCGGCGGTCAAAACCCCTTTAGTATTGTGGCGCTTGAAGCTGCATATAACGAGGGGGAAGACTGGCTAAATCAACTTTTGGCCTATCTTGAGGGGAATATTGAATTTATCCATGAATACTTAAAAAAGCATCTTCCGAAAGCAAAACTTATTGACCCACAAGGCACTTACCTGGGCTGGCTTGATTTTAGAGGATATGAAAAGGATGGCAAAAAACTAGAAAGCCTTGTTTATGGCAAGGGAAGGGTAGCGTTGGACGGTGGAACATGGTTTGGAAATGGAGGAGACGGATTTATAAGGCTAAACTTTGCATGCCCGAAAATATTGCTTAAAGAGGGGCTTGAGAGAATAGCCAAAGCAATAAATGAGGAATACAACTAA